In Centroberyx gerrardi isolate f3 chromosome 11, fCenGer3.hap1.cur.20231027, whole genome shotgun sequence, the following are encoded in one genomic region:
- the LOC139932999 gene encoding uncharacterized protein LOC139932999, with translation MAKSTTRDFFAWTDDEAELLLKVTHEYKAVKAAENIDWESSQSKYGDIFERYREHYPSPEEAMAMGKEYPHKKHEITKGQLTTKLKAIRIKYRQAVDSGRKSGHGRVVLLYFELCESIWGGSPATHAISEGIETGDVAVEAVESIASLPDTGSSSVPGGDGVAEDAVSAEMVANRRQRLDATLSGYRREKLKRKLSTHSVAQEDLDIKRRLLQRLEATDDEFVQTMGRWSSTMDRLTSNIELLVQHIVGSGTTHYMTPRSPHATHQSTYSYGHTPTRRPLQEYNSPAHGEHSSPPALNSDYRDDKSASEKLTEEAGNAFVIVTV, from the exons atggcgaaaagtacgaccagagatttctttgcttggaccgacgacgaggcggaactgttactgaaagtaacacaTGAGTATAAGGCGGTCAAGGCGGCGGAAAACATAGATTGGGAGTCGTCGCAAAGCAAATACGGCGACATATTTGAGCGGTACCGGGAGCATTATCCATCGCCGGAGGAAGCCATGGCAATGGGAAAGGAGTACCCACACAAGAAGCATGAAATCACAAAAG GTCAATTGACTACCAAACTCAAGGCCATACGGATCAAATACAGGCAAGCAGTCGATTCGGGTAGAAAAAGTGGTCATGGGCGAGTAGTCTTGCTCTATTTTGAGCTCTGTGAGTCCATTTGGGGAGGATCTCCTGCTACTCATGCGATATCCGAGGGTATCGAGACCGGCGACGTGGCGGTGGAGGCCGTGGAATCGATCGCCAGCTTGCCTGACACTGGGTCGTCGTCCGTGCCGGGTGGGGACGGAGTTGCAGAGGATGCCGTGTCTGCAGAGATGGTGGCGAATCGACGCCAGAGACTCGACGCTACCCTGAGTGGCTACAGGAGAGAGAAACTCAAGAGAAAACTCTCCACGCATTCCGTTGCACAGGAGGATCTGGACATTAAGAGGCGGCTCCTTCAACGATTAGAGGCAACCGACGACGAGTTCGTGCAGACAATGGGCCGGTGGTCATCTACGATGGACCGTCTGACCTCTAATATCGAGCTGCTGGTGCAGCATATTGTGGGTTCAGGTACCACTCATTATATGACTCCACGCTCACCGCACGCCACTCACCAGAGCACCTATTCATACGGGCACACGCCCACAAGAAGGCCCCTCCAGGAGTACAATTCGCCTGCACATGGCGAGCACAGCAGTCCACCTGCACTGAACAGTGATTACAGAGATGATAAATCAGCATCAGAGAAGTTaacagaggaggcagggaatGCCTTTGTGATAGTGACAGTATAG